Proteins from one Syntrophus gentianae genomic window:
- a CDS encoding PAS domain S-box protein: MGDPSQTNEGLLEEIHRLKLRIKELEQLESGNRLTEEAQWDRRGHIKSKPESIRASDVDLDHQELSDMIDIPSVQALLEDFYKLTHLGLAILDLKGTVLISIGWQDICAKYHRVHPQTAAYCTESDLYLAKNLRQGEYVDYKCKNHLRDVVTPLYLGGKHVGNIYIGQFFYDDEAIDIETFADQANQYGFDRESYLAALNRVPRFSRDQVKNFMDFLTKLTNMISELSYGNLKLARSMSQISGSLQESEERFRALVETTSDWIWETDSHWVYTYSSPKVKDILGYEPSEILGKTPLDLMPPDEAERVAKGMSEYVEGAKPFIGFENLNRHKDGRVVVLETSGVPIFDGHGHLTGYRGIDRDVTKRKKAEDALRATFKAAPVGLSIMKGRVFQSVNQAWCDITGYSEAEIIGHTTRTLYENEAEYERVRRELYPELLERGINSILTKHRRKDGMIRDIVLTAELLQPDAPSLETVVVIEDITDRKHREVALRESEKDLRTIFDNTYDAIFVHDLDWRIVDCNQKMLDLYRVTKEQARCSTIVDDFSASDNLLDSLGEQWDRVLAGETLSFEWKAKRPNDGFTFDVDVALKLVGWGDARWCWPMSGISPSVKRPRRP; the protein is encoded by the coding sequence ATGGGCGATCCATCCCAAACAAACGAAGGACTGCTTGAAGAGATTCATCGCTTGAAGTTGAGGATCAAAGAACTGGAACAGCTGGAATCCGGGAACAGATTAACGGAGGAAGCGCAATGGGATCGCAGGGGGCATATCAAGTCGAAGCCTGAATCCATCCGTGCCTCCGATGTGGATTTAGATCATCAGGAATTAAGCGACATGATCGATATCCCTTCTGTTCAAGCTCTGCTGGAGGATTTTTATAAACTCACCCATTTGGGACTGGCCATCCTTGACCTCAAGGGAACGGTCCTGATTTCCATCGGCTGGCAGGACATCTGCGCCAAATACCACCGCGTCCATCCGCAGACAGCGGCTTATTGCACCGAAAGTGACCTCTATCTGGCCAAAAATTTGCGGCAGGGCGAATATGTAGACTACAAGTGCAAGAATCATCTAAGGGATGTGGTGACCCCTCTTTATCTCGGCGGAAAGCACGTCGGCAATATCTATATCGGCCAGTTTTTCTATGATGATGAAGCGATCGATATTGAAACCTTTGCGGATCAAGCGAACCAATACGGTTTTGATAGGGAATCCTATCTGGCTGCACTGAACCGCGTACCGCGATTCAGCCGGGATCAAGTCAAAAACTTCATGGATTTCCTGACAAAGTTGACGAACATGATTTCGGAGTTGAGTTACGGAAATCTGAAACTGGCACGGTCCATGTCGCAGATCTCCGGGTCGCTGCAAGAGAGTGAAGAACGTTTCCGGGCGTTGGTTGAGACGACGAGTGACTGGATCTGGGAAACAGATTCACATTGGGTCTACACCTATTCCAGTCCGAAGGTCAAAGATATCCTGGGATATGAACCATCGGAAATTCTGGGAAAAACCCCATTGGATCTGATGCCTCCCGATGAGGCAGAACGTGTGGCTAAGGGAATGTCTGAGTATGTTGAGGGAGCAAAACCTTTTATAGGGTTTGAAAATCTGAATCGTCATAAAGATGGCCGGGTTGTTGTTCTCGAAACGAGTGGCGTACCCATCTTTGATGGGCATGGACATCTGACAGGGTACCGGGGCATTGATCGGGATGTCACCAAGCGCAAGAAGGCGGAAGATGCTCTCCGTGCCACTTTCAAGGCGGCTCCTGTGGGTCTTTCCATCATGAAGGGCCGTGTTTTTCAGAGTGTCAACCAAGCCTGGTGTGATATCACCGGATATTCCGAGGCCGAAATCATCGGGCACACAACCCGGACATTATATGAAAATGAAGCGGAGTATGAACGGGTGAGACGGGAGTTGTACCCCGAACTCCTTGAAAGGGGCATCAATTCCATTCTAACGAAACATCGGCGGAAAGATGGCATGATTCGCGATATTGTCCTGACCGCTGAGCTTCTGCAACCGGATGCGCCTTCCCTGGAAACGGTGGTTGTCATTGAGGATATAACAGACCGAAAGCACCGGGAGGTGGCCCTGAGGGAATCGGAGAAGGACCTCCGGACGATTTTTGACAACACCTATGATGCGATTTTCGTTCATGACTTGGACTGGCGCATCGTAGATTGCAACCAGAAGATGCTGGACCTGTATCGCGTCACCAAAGAACAGGCCCGTTGTTCAACCATTGTGGACGATTTTTCAGCCTCGGATAATCTGCTGGATTCACTGGGGGAACAATGGGACCGGGTCTTGGCGGGGGAAACGCTTTCCTTTGAATGGAAGGCGAAACGGCCGAACGACGGCTTCACCTTTGATGTGGATGTCGCCCTCAAGCTGGTCGGCTGGGGGGACGCCCGATGGTGCTGGCCAATGTCCGGGATATCACCCAGCGTAAAACGGCCGAGGCGGCCCTGA
- a CDS encoding DUF47 domain-containing protein, with the protein MRLIPREEKFFDLFEELAAKIEEGGLLFIEMLENYEMAEPKIVRIKEIEHEADVITHKTYEKMHRTFLTPFDREDIHALLNKMDTIMDIIEACALRMPLYKIKEPAPELKELSRILNKAILKVKEVVYALRDKKNARMILDACVVINTAENEGDIVLRRAVSRLFEEEKDVVELIKWKELFERIEEATDVCEDVSNIVEGIVLKNA; encoded by the coding sequence ATGAGACTTATTCCCAGGGAAGAAAAATTCTTCGACCTGTTTGAAGAACTGGCGGCCAAGATCGAAGAGGGAGGCCTTCTGTTCATTGAGATGCTGGAAAATTACGAAATGGCGGAACCGAAGATTGTCCGAATCAAGGAAATCGAACACGAGGCCGATGTCATCACGCACAAAACCTACGAGAAAATGCATCGGACCTTTCTCACCCCTTTTGATCGGGAGGACATCCACGCGCTTCTCAACAAGATGGACACCATTATGGATATCATTGAAGCTTGCGCTCTCCGAATGCCCCTTTACAAAATCAAGGAACCGGCACCGGAGCTGAAGGAACTGTCCCGTATTCTAAATAAAGCCATTCTCAAGGTGAAAGAGGTCGTTTATGCCCTGCGGGACAAGAAGAATGCCCGCATGATCCTTGATGCCTGTGTGGTAATCAATACGGCGGAGAATGAAGGGGACATTGTGTTGAGAAGGGCAGTCTCTCGACTCTTCGAAGAAGAAAAGGACGTTGTTGAGCTGATAAAATGGAAGGAATTATTTGAACGGATCGAGGAAGCCACGGATGTCTGCGAAGATGTATCCAATATCGTCGAGGGAATCGTTCTAAAAAATGCTTGA
- a CDS encoding DUF6515 family protein, whose product MTNLFCKKISWSLGLMGVLLSGILLFAWSTTAEAADRGNPYGGSRGGAYRGSPQHSPRAVQGGSPHREFRDTRYQHNRSYPVHGQAYRKVPHGSYHAHHGGHHYYYYGGVWYRPYGAYFSVIVPPFGLYVPFLPPYYSTVWVGGAPYYYANEIYYAHQGAGYVVVPPPKEEVSQAPPPAEDLFIYPRLGQSEQQQADDRYQCHRWAVEQTGFDPTQPPEARTRGTRADYQRAMGACLDGRGYTVK is encoded by the coding sequence ATGACAAATCTTTTTTGTAAAAAAATATCCTGGAGCCTGGGGCTGATGGGAGTCCTGCTGTCCGGTATTCTTCTGTTCGCCTGGTCCACGACAGCGGAAGCGGCGGATCGAGGAAATCCCTATGGGGGTTCCCGTGGCGGGGCGTACCGTGGTTCGCCTCAACATTCCCCTCGTGCCGTTCAAGGCGGTAGTCCTCATCGCGAATTCCGGGATACGCGCTATCAACATAACCGCAGCTACCCTGTCCACGGTCAAGCCTACAGGAAGGTGCCCCATGGCTCCTATCATGCGCATCATGGCGGCCATCACTATTACTATTACGGCGGCGTCTGGTACCGTCCTTACGGGGCATACTTTTCCGTTATTGTTCCACCCTTCGGTCTGTACGTGCCCTTCCTTCCCCCTTATTACTCGACGGTCTGGGTGGGAGGGGCGCCTTACTATTATGCCAACGAAATCTATTATGCCCATCAGGGTGCCGGCTATGTTGTTGTTCCGCCGCCGAAGGAGGAGGTCAGCCAGGCGCCGCCGCCGGCAGAGGATTTGTTTATCTATCCCCGCCTGGGACAGAGCGAGCAGCAACAGGCGGATGATCGGTACCAATGTCATCGCTGGGCTGTCGAGCAGACAGGTTTCGATCCGACCCAGCCGCCGGAAGCCCGGACAAGAGGAACGCGTGCGGACTATCAGCGGGCGATGGGCGCCTGTCTTGACGGTCGCGGGTATACCGTGAAATAA
- a CDS encoding glycine zipper domain-containing protein, whose product MVLNRKDTAGEFPLRGRMSRLCLGILLVLAAGGMTSCYYRPYPAAVQPVSAVNGNSSLPLTQLYFYPNKGQTVEQQSRDHYECYNWAVKMTGFDPGQSAIPMNQRVSVVPMPPPGWDTITMSITGAVLGALIGGPYHAGEGALIGAAGGAVVGAVSDVARQESARQMEEAYNAQHRTQDAQLAGQASRFRRAMSACMEGRGYTVR is encoded by the coding sequence ATGGTTTTAAACAGAAAGGATACAGCAGGGGAATTTCCGCTGAGGGGACGGATGTCACGGCTTTGTCTGGGAATCCTCCTCGTCCTGGCCGCAGGGGGAATGACATCCTGCTATTACAGACCCTATCCCGCCGCCGTGCAGCCTGTTTCTGCCGTTAACGGCAATTCCAGTCTGCCTCTGACCCAGCTCTACTTTTACCCGAATAAGGGTCAAACGGTTGAACAGCAGTCCCGTGACCATTATGAATGTTATAACTGGGCGGTTAAGATGACCGGATTTGATCCGGGCCAGTCCGCCATCCCCATGAATCAGCGTGTCAGTGTGGTCCCGATGCCGCCGCCAGGCTGGGATACCATTACCATGTCCATTACCGGTGCGGTTCTGGGTGCACTGATCGGCGGCCCTTATCATGCCGGAGAGGGGGCGCTGATCGGTGCAGCAGGGGGAGCCGTGGTCGGGGCGGTGTCCGACGTGGCAAGGCAGGAATCCGCGCGGCAGATGGAGGAAGCCTATAATGCGCAGCATCGTACCCAGGATGCCCAGCTCGCCGGGCAGGCCAGCCGTTTCCGCAGGGCGATGTCCGCCTGCATGGAAGGCCGGGGCTACACGGTACGTTGA